The Neosynechococcus sphagnicola sy1 DNA window TAATTGTCGGATTATACTTGCGGCAGGTTTCTAAGATTGACAGTTGAGCACGGCAATTGATTTCTAAATCCGTGTAGGGATCTTGCATCGAATCCATGTGACTGGTTTGACCTGCCAGATTGAACAGATAGTCTTGCCCTTGCACCAGATAGCGAAAACTATGCTCGTCTCGCACATCTGAAATATTGATCCGTACCTGGTGCTGAATCGCATCAATATTGAAAAGATTGCCACCATATTCAGGAATCAGGGTATCGACAAGCAGTACCTCTGCTCCAAGACCAACAAGGCGATGGGCAAGGTTCGAGCCAATGAAACCCAATCCGCCAGTGATCAATATTTTCTTGGCCTGAAATTGCAAATAATCTGGGATCAAGATTGTTCTCTGACTGAATACAAACTAAGGGGACGTGAATTTATATCTGATGCGATTGAGCAGGCGCTGGAATAGATCGGTTGTGGTATCTGCTTGCAGGTTTTGATCCGCTAGATTGATCTGAGTCATGGGTTCAGCTTGCATTAGTTTTGCGGATGTATCCTGACCAAATCGCTGCTGATAAGCCATGCCCACTTCAAAGGCAAAGCCCCATTGCTGATCAATCATGGAGAAAATCCATAATAGGAGATAGTCTCGTTGACCGGACTCACTTTCGGCCAGCCACTCCAGACTTCTGAGGTAACGAGCATTACACCAGTAAGGACTTTTTTTGATCACCGCTTGACAACGATCACGATTAATTTCAGCGTCAAGAGTGGTCATTTTTTCGATGGTACTCGAACGCATTCGCACAGCTCCCGCAACCCGTAAGTCAGAAAGCCAAAAGCCTTGTTTTAGCAGGTTAGGGTGGGCTGAGACAAATAAGTCTTCCCCTCGATAGGCATCCATCAGGCCAGGTTCAATATCAACCGCAAGTACATGGGATCGTAGAGTCTCCTCCAAACTGTTGAACAATCGCAGATCAGTTCCCTGGGAATCTAGTTTGATCCAATCAATCTGGGGTAAGGAAAACTGTTCTACAACCGCATTAAGTGTCGTGGCCGGAGCTTTGACCCGATCTACGACTCGGAACAGGGGGGAGAATAGGTAATTTTCGAGAAAGGGGGTATCTGGCTCCAGGGTACTGGAGCATTGAGGGTGGTGGGTGAGATAGAAACAGGCTTCGGTAGTGTCTGGATCAGCTGTCACTGCTTGATTGACCAGAATCGACTGGTAGAAAACTTCACTGGGGGGTTCACCGAACTCTCGGGCATCTGGATCAAACCCAACATAGACAGACTGAGCTGCTAGATCCTGCCACATTTTGGGTGGTGTTCCCGATGCCCCAATATCAACCAAAACTGGCTGAAGCTGATGCAGAGATAAAAGCTTTTTAACCGCAGGATTCATAGGATTAGAATTGAAGACTATGGGTGGCTACCTACAGTTTTACGAAACAAAAATCCCCGGTATTCATTTTGTTCCGGTGCATTTTTAATCAGAGGGCGATGGCCATTGACAAACTCTCGTACTAGTTCTAATCCAGCAGTTTGACAACAGGTAATTAATTCATGACGATTCAGACACCAACCTAAGTACTCTGTATTATAGCCATACTTGTAAGGGCGTTGAATAAAAACAAAGCTAGGAGTTTGTTGTAAAGTAGGACAGTTGGTCACCAATAAATAATTACCAGTGACCTGACTCAACCGATTTAAGATGCCCAACCAATCCTGTGAAAACTGTAATGAACCACTCACGAGGACAAAATCATAGGTTTGTTCGAGGCAAGATTCATCGGCGTAAAAATGGGCATGGGGGAATAATTCCTGTCCATAATTAGTGAGGACTGGCACATCCTTACAATGATAATTAATAGTGATATTGGGCAGCAGGGCTTTGCTGAGTAAATAATAGTGCCCAATGCCCCCGCCCCAATCGAGAAAGGTAAGTGATTGCCGACCTTGAGCTGCAAGGGCGATCGCATAGCCAAAGGTGATCATGATGTTGTGACTAACAATATCGGTTTTAGTTGCCAGGTTAGACTCATGGGAGATTCCCAGGGGAGTCGTTCCTTGAACCATTTCTACAAAGCGCGGCCACTTTTCCTGATAAACCGCCAGCACCTCCGACACATTCCATCCCTTGACCTCTGGATGTTGATCGAGATAGTCCCATCCTTCCGGGATGTATTCCCATTCTGGCACCGATGAATCAGGGGTTTGCACCGGTTGATTCAGCCATAGCCGCCTTGCCAATTGCCAAACCAGGGGCGGTGTCATGGATCTGATTAGCTCTTTCAGCATCTCTTCTTATCTAATAAATTTTTCAGCATCTCTTGAGCAACGTAAGTTACACTAGTGACTGCTTTCAGAGCCAGTCTTAGGTCTCTTCTCGTCCAACTAGTCGTCTGATGTGGAGAAAGATTTAAGATCCCGCACAAGCAACCATATTGTAAAGGAAATGTGAGATATTTGGGAACCGAAACCAGTCTCACTTACAAGATTTTCAAGGTACAATACCATTTGCATGGTTACTTTGCAAACCACGTGATCAAACCAATGTGGTTAAGTTTACATAAAAAGCAAAAAAGAAAGGAGTGATTCCAGTGAGGGCAATAATTAATAGAATTTTTAGTCCGATAATTGGTTTCATAAAACATCAGAAGTTAAAGGACTATATTGGTCGACTAATCAGAGAAAATAAGCCTATATTTATTGAAGTTGGAGCTGGAAACAAAAAAGGCAAAAATGGTTGGATTACAATAGATACGACAAAGAACTGCGATATCTATTGGGACTTAAGAAAGGGCATACCCTTTCCAGATGAAAGTATCTCAAAACTGTATTCATCTCATTTTTTGGAGCATCTTTCATTTACCGAAGCCCAAGTGTTTCTGCGTGAGTGCTTACGGGTGTTAGTTCCAGGAGGAAATTTCTCAATTTGTGTGCCAAATGCCAGGATATATATCGACGCTTATTTGAATTCCACATTGGATTCAAATGTATTTTTTGGCTACAAGCCGGCTTATAATAATACAACAAAAATTGACTATGTAAATTTTATCGCCTATATGAATGGTCATCATAAATACATGTTTGACGAAGAAAATCTCATTCACATTCTGAAATCCTCTAATTTTCAAAATGTTCGTCTGAGAAAGTTTGACTCCAATATCGATCTTATAGAGAGAGATTTTGAATCAATCTATGCAGAGGCCGAGAAATAGAATTTTCAAATCACAATCATGATTTCTACATATCTAATGTTTATGTAAAACAACAGGGAATTAAAATATGTTTTTCTTTCAATGTGCAGTTAATCTTCTTATTGAAGAATTTAACCTTCTACCTAATCGACTCATTAAACCCTCACTTTTATCTGTCTCCTCACCTTGATCTCCAAAAACATTTTTTTGAACATCTTTATCTGATTGAGCATGCCTGAATATATATGGAGGATGATGAAGCGGAAAATTAATTGGAAATGTATCTAGGTTTGCCAAGCAATGCGTATTATCAGTCGTGTGAGTAGCATCATGATCGAATCCAATATTGGAAATTAAATTCACACTAGGGATGATTGATAAGCCATGATTCATAAATGATGAAAGCTGCAACAAATAATCCCACCCCTTATTAAAATCCCCTGAATACATACCTTGAAAGATAAAATCCCAATATTTAATTTCCGCAGGAGTTGTCAACATACTTTCTAAGCCTCGCGCATTTCTAAATTCTGGCCATAGATTCATGCTGGGATCAACTAATTTCCAAGTTCTAGCCCAAGAAGCCCACCCCCATGTTTGTGAATATCGTGAAAAATAATAACTATAGATAGTGCTCTTAACGCCAAAATCAAAATTATCTCCTGAAACAATCATGATTCTAGAGTCTTTACGATACCGCTCAAGTAATTCATCACAATAAGCAAAAAAATGTCGGCTCTGGGAAACAATCATCTTCAAGAATAATTGCCTCTTCAACATTATTAAAAATCCAGTTAAGGCCACTAAGATTTCTTGCATAACTACCCATATTTTTTTACTGAAAAATTTGTTAGTACCTCACACTTCCAATCAACTAAATCAACTATTGATCTAACCAATTTACATTTTTGATTGTCATCAGGTCGATTTTCACGGGGGCCATCATTAACAATGAGTAGAGCTGGGGGTTGAGCTGCTCTAATTCTTTCAAAAACTCTACGGGTCAATTCGGGTCGATTAAACGTTAAAAGAGCAACTGGAGTCATCATAAATAAGTAAAGAAGTTGTAAATCGTGCCGAGGGTTTGATGAATCTTTGATTGGTGTTTGGATTGGCTTAAAAGCTGATAATAAAGCTGCTCCATTTTTTGCATTTCTATGGGTAAATCTCCATGGGTTTTAACCTTTTTGCGACCATTTCTAATCAGGCGATCGCGCAGGGAAGAATTCTCTAAGATGCGGAGAATTGTTACAGCTATTTCTGCTGGGTGATTGCCATTAACTCGCAGACAAGTGTCTTCATGATCCACCACCCCATCATAGGTTTTTAAGTCAGAGGCTACAACCGGACAACCCACCGCAAATGCCTCATAGATGGAGTTGGGCATCCCATCTTCCTCGGGAATTGAAACCATCACCGAACTGGCGGCATAAAGTTCAGGCATCTGCTCAAATGGGCAGGGCATATTTTCAAACAGATATACCTGATGGGTCAGACCTAGATCTTGAATTTGCTGTTGAATTTGCTGTCGGTAATCGTCTTGACTGAGATAATCGAGAATCACTAGGGCGGTTTGGGGACGCTGCCGCTGGACAGCTGCGAAAGCTTGAATGATTTTGTGAATGCGGTAAAACGGTTTCAGGGCTCTCGCACTTAAAATCACCTCCACCCCTGGAGGTACCCCCAGGCCTTGTAGCACTGAGTTCTGGGGATTGGCAGCCTCAAACTTGGCCACATCCACCCCCGGCATGGCAATTTGCCAACAGCGAGCTGAATCCGACCCCCCACTTGCTGACAACATTGCAACAACTCCGGAGAGGGAGCAGTGACAGCGTTCGCTGCACCTAAGGCTTTGCTTAGGTGCAGCTGATCCCATCGGGACAGGGTATGAGCCTCACGGATATCCGATCCCCAAGCCGTAACCAACCAGGGACGGAGACCGATTAAGTGAGCATCAAAGGCATTGCCCCATAGCCAGAGGGCATGCACCACATCCGGTTGAACTTCAGCAATCAGCCGCCGTAATTGTTGTTGTCTTTGGCGCAGGGTCATCCAGGGTTCAATCCAGGTGAGGGGGTAACTGACCCAGCGGTAAAGCCATCGTAATAGTTGTCCCACTCCGAGAGGTAAGCCTTGGAGCCGCGATCGCCCCTGATGACTCCCTAACGCCCCTGCATTCCCTGGAACTGGAGCCACGGAATCTGGTGCAATTATCTTCTCAGCAGGGGGAGGATTGAGCACCTCTTCTGGGAGGGGCCAGCGCCGAAAACCTTGCTGGAAATCAACCCAGGCATAGACTTCATGACCCCGTTGATGAAAATAGTTCAAACAGCGGCGGGTGTGGGTGCCGAGGAGAGGAGCTAAATAACAGATCCGTAGGGGGCGCTGCATAGACATTGATTTCGGGGTTAAGCAGGGTCTTGAGCCAATGCCCATTGGGCATGAATTTGCAGCAATCCCTCTCGCAAACTCACCTGGGGTGTCCAGTTCAAGACCTGCTGGGCTTGGCGAATATCGGCAATCATGGTCGTCAGTTCTCCCGACTCAGCCGAGGCGATCTCCCACTCGACGGCAGCTCCAAACACTGACTCCGCCAGTTGAACCAATTCCATCACCTGCACCGCTTGGCCACTGCCAATATTAAAAATATGAAACCCAGGGACGGTCAACTGAGCCGCTTGCTCTAGGGCCGTCACCACATCGGCAACGTAGATGAAATCTCGCAACGCTTCGGGCATCCGTAAAACGAGGGGTTGCTGGTGAACAAGACAGCTGATCACGTAGGGCACGAGAAACGAGGGATGCTGTCCTGGCCCATAGACATTAAACAGCCGTAAACACACCGCAGGCACTTGCCAAGCCGATGCCTGTTGGCGACACAGTTGCTCTGCCAGATACTTGCTGAGGCTGTAGGGACGACTGGGGGAGAGAACCGCCGTTTCTGGGACCGGGGGTGGCATCGGTATGACCCTGG harbors:
- a CDS encoding glycosyltransferase family 4 protein, whose product is MILSARALKPFYRIHKIIQAFAAVQRQRPQTALVILDYLSQDDYRQQIQQQIQDLGLTHQVYLFENMPCPFEQMPELYAASSVMVSIPEEDGMPNSIYEAFAVGCPVVASDLKTYDGVVDHEDTCLRVNGNHPAEIAVTILRILENSSLRDRLIRNGRKKVKTHGDLPIEMQKMEQLYYQLLSQSKHQSKIHQTLGTIYNFFTYL
- a CDS encoding glycosyltransferase translates to MQRPLRICYLAPLLGTHTRRCLNYFHQRGHEVYAWVDFQQGFRRWPLPEEVLNPPPAEKIIAPDSVAPVPGNAGALGSHQGRSRLQGLPLGVGQLLRWLYRWVSYPLTWIEPWMTLRQRQQQLRRLIAEVQPDVVHALWLWGNAFDAHLIGLRPWLVTAWGSDIREAHTLSRWDQLHLSKALGAANAVTAPSPELLQCCQQVGGRIQLAVGKLPCRGWMWPSLRLPIPRTQCYKAWGYLQGWR
- a CDS encoding NAD-dependent epimerase/dehydratase family protein, translating into MAEQLCRQQASAWQVPAVCLRLFNVYGPGQHPSFLVPYVISCLVHQQPLVLRMPEALRDFIYVADVVTALEQAAQLTVPGFHIFNIGSGQAVQVMELVQLAESVFGAAVEWEIASAESGELTTMIADIRQAQQVLNWTPQVSLREGLLQIHAQWALAQDPA
- a CDS encoding FkbM family methyltransferase; this encodes MNPAVKKLLSLHQLQPVLVDIGASGTPPKMWQDLAAQSVYVGFDPDAREFGEPPSEVFYQSILVNQAVTADPDTTEACFYLTHHPQCSSTLEPDTPFLENYLFSPLFRVVDRVKAPATTLNAVVEQFSLPQIDWIKLDSQGTDLRLFNSLEETLRSHVLAVDIEPGLMDAYRGEDLFVSAHPNLLKQGFWLSDLRVAGAVRMRSSTIEKMTTLDAEINRDRCQAVIKKSPYWCNARYLRSLEWLAESESGQRDYLLLWIFSMIDQQWGFAFEVGMAYQQRFGQDTSAKLMQAEPMTQINLADQNLQADTTTDLFQRLLNRIRYKFTSP
- a CDS encoding class I SAM-dependent methyltransferase; the encoded protein is MRAIINRIFSPIIGFIKHQKLKDYIGRLIRENKPIFIEVGAGNKKGKNGWITIDTTKNCDIYWDLRKGIPFPDESISKLYSSHFLEHLSFTEAQVFLRECLRVLVPGGNFSICVPNARIYIDAYLNSTLDSNVFFGYKPAYNNTTKIDYVNFIAYMNGHHKYMFDEENLIHILKSSNFQNVRLRKFDSNIDLIERDFESIYAEAEK